CCGAGCCCGCCAAATTGCTAACCAATTGATACGGGTTCGGCGTTACACTTCGTTCGTATGAAAACGTTTTCATGACGCTCTGCGTCAGAACGGAGCCCGACGACAGGCCATGGCCGAAATCGCGTCCCACCGCCCGCCCCTGCTCGAATCCGGTGTCCTGGCCTATCGGCTGGACCGCCGGGGCGAGCCGCGCGTACTCGTGCTGACGACGGCCAAGACCGGGCGCTGGGGCATTCCGAAGGGCCGGGTCGAGCCGCAATTCGGCTTCGCCGAGAACGCCGCCCGGGAAGCCTTCGAGGAGGCGGGCGTGCTGGGCGAGGTGGCGCCGGTGGCATCCGGCTGCTATCGCACGATGAAGCGGGTGCACGCGGTCGAGACCATGATCGAGGTCTGGGTCTACCTGATGAAGGTGACCGAGGTGCTGAAGGAATTTCCCGAGAAGGGCCGACGCGAGGTCAAATGGGTCTCGGCCGACGAGGCGGCCGAGCTGCTGCGCGAGCCGTTGCTTGCCAAGCTCTGCCACGACCTGCCGGAACGCACGA
This genomic interval from Aliidongia dinghuensis contains the following:
- a CDS encoding NUDIX hydrolase, producing MAEIASHRPPLLESGVLAYRLDRRGEPRVLVLTTAKTGRWGIPKGRVEPQFGFAENAAREAFEEAGVLGEVAPVASGCYRTMKRVHAVETMIEVWVYLMKVTEVLKEFPEKGRREVKWVSADEAAELLREPLLAKLCHDLPERTKSVA